cagatTTTTCCATTATGTTGAAGAAACTACTAGACCAACATTCTATTTAATCGAAACAATTCTTCATACATTTTCATCTATGACAATGCTTTTAGAATCTACATATTTTGCTTTAACAAATTCATTTAGAGCAATTTTAAATGTTGcagaaaatattggaaaattacgATCAACTCTAAATCAGTTATTTAACACATttgctttaattaaatttttaaaatggttatataaaaaaattatatatactattggtaaaatttattaatattacatgaatttagaatttttatacttataatgaaaattatattataataataaataaataaatattatattgattataaatataattctatcataaataacaaatttattatttttttaggttctaaaaatcaagatttaataaatgaagaattatggaataaatcattaacaaaaattaaaggtGAAAATGttcataattcttctttttggtctggatttataatatttagtatattttttgtagtaccatatataattcataaaatttcatataatattaaaaacatgcAAATGAaaggtattaaaatatagcatgtatagttatataaacaattatatttttaataattattttaaatttcataaatataatttttaggaaAAGATTTAATAGAATGGCATCAGATTGAGGAACCTGCATATATTGCAACAGTgctatatgattttattgcaGCCAATAACGATGAACTTAATGTAAAAACTGGTCAAAAAGTTTATCTTGCACCTAGAAATCTACAACCAAAAAATTTACCAGGATGGTGTAAAGTTAGTGATAGTGTAAATATTGGTCTTATTccttacaattatattaaggTTATAGGACAATtgaagaaagtgaaaaaaaataatgaagtaaTTCAtctaaatgaagaaaaatctttaataaatgaaaattataataatagtgattcaaaaactataaaaaataataaaaacattgaaaatgaagCATAAACaaattagtttaataattttattaatttttatcatttttaacaataataatttaaaatatattttcaaatacagAAATTGTTCAGcaacaaacaatttaaaatatatataaaagaatatttgccacagataaattttttattttattttatagattattttatgatttttaatttagtatttttaatacaaatagaattttgaaaaaattatatatatatatatataaattatgcatgaaattaaaatatatatgatatatatcaatatgtatgaaatttattattttcatagatgtgataataaactaatatattacatgcattatatagtatttatattcatactgtaatttattttatgtattctattattaaatttgtatgaagtttttatttaaatttttatttataataaaatggttactttaataaatattattttacttattatattgaaaaaattaaatattaaaaaataatatagttatttattattatattatatactcgcatagaaaattttaatttctaaaaaattcatttaaaaaatagacttACTCAAAatgagtttaaaattttttttttaaccaagAAGTTATACTTACCAtaagtagaaataaaaattataataaaaaataattcacttaattaaagtaaaaaaaaaaaggaaattgacTTTTAaggaacatttttaaaaaacttacaatcattttcacataaaatattttatagatatatgtatattgaacGTGTATGTCATATGTGTTTTTACACACAcatatgtgatatatatatatatatatatatatatatatatatatatttataatttacacttTCTCTCGTTTCAACAATATCAACAACAAATTCTACATTCTAcacaacaaatttttaattattttagcatTCTAAAGAAGGGAATGTTTTGTTAGAAAggaaaatagaatgaaaagagaaaaagaaaatatgaaaggaattttttaatcaatgaatTTGCGATTAGAATTGCATCCAAATAGAGCAGAACGTATATCCGGTATTAGTTGTTGTGCTATTAATTCTAATCGTGTTTCCAAGGTGTTGCTAACTTTGATACgtcctaaaaataaataaattaattacttaattttaattactttacaaattataaatataaattataataaagaaataaaaaataaattttacttttttataatgcataataatataatataacttattttattaagagatatatgtatatatctatatatataaaaataccttTAGCTGCAAATAAATCAACACCACCACAACTATCAGAAGGAAGGAAATTATCTTGATCAACTTTAATTGTGAcatctttttttgttatttgtttataagcACTTTGAACAGAATCAAGAAGTGATTCCACTAAAGGAAAGTCTACTTGACGTACACGAATAGTAACATGATTTTCtgttaactaaaaattaataaaaatatatgaaaatatatttcataaattgtccaatttcataaaaattcaattttttttataaaataaaaatatactattaatatattataacaatactatataataaaaataaataatataataaactacattaaatttattaaataattattaaaattaagtggTATTTGTACCTGGCATAATCCTTGtacaatcaataattttaaaatttctctatatCGTGAAATATCTCTTGTTACTTCTCCTAGTCTTTTCCTAGCTTCATCTAATACATTGCGTACATGATCTTCTCTAACCTTTAGAACTTTTAGACGAGCTTGATTCAACATATTAGATGATTGActgtaaataaagaaaattaaattataatataaaataatataaaataatataatataaaataaaacaaaagaaaaatttaaagaaaaatttcactaaATTATAAGatcttatataaacattaacacaatattcaaaattgtttttaagtattaaatatacatttttttttgaagttctacttgtttttctttcttctcataatattccataattttaaGTCTTTGTTGTTGAACTAAACGtcctttttcaatattaaattcttcttctgctTTAGCATCAATTTCTTCTGCCTTTTCATTGGCTTCTTGTTCAATAAATGCCATCATAtgattaatctaaaaatataatgatcaaaatataatatagaaatataatataataaatcaagaatttaatcaatgaaatacaaaattatttagaactatatttttttttatttttcataaaaatataaatctatgaatattaatattataaaaattaataaatttaaaaacaattttaattaattattttaattaaaaaattaatgtttcttctatataaaatgtaaaattatttttcttctatataaaattaatttttaaaaataaatcgtattacaaaaaaaactaattaaacaattttttattttataaattaactatttactttaagattttgatttaagaaagaatattttttctatcaaaatttaaataaattaataaacaaaaagacaacaaatttttacttaaattattatctttaaatgattattgttaaaatatgtattttcaaagaagataaaagataaagatataaaataaattaagatttaaataaaaaatatattcgttaatataaaaaaattatttaatttgttttttcaaaattatataaattatcttttaattttattttttaattatgaatcatttataaatgataaaaatttatatatcaatatcattatgtaaattattttatttatatcaaaaaaatgaaaaattacaagaataaaaatctgataataaaaatatttcatcaaatttcacATATTTCATCAAAGTaacaatatatagaatatgcaaaaatagCTTAAATCAAtgctgaaaaattatatattttattataaataattttttacctgTTTTTGTACATCTGCATCGCTTAATGCCATTTTGAAGTTTAAGAATTTATCaagtttctataaataatgaattttataattatttttatataattgaatttttcaaagagtTAACGCCTACTGATGAAAGTATCTCCAGTTAATGATGATCATATGACACAGTAGTGTgttcataaaaatgatttattaagttgaaatatattttatggaatGCATGTGTGTTCccaaacgaataaaaatttaaatttgttttaaaataattttaaaaaaatatttatttacaaatataatacaatatatatatctcatatataaaaatgtatatgtatatttcatttgactattagtttaaatattttttttattgaaattttaaaagtattaaaaaaataaatttgacttTTCAATAACTCTAtatttaactaataaaaattaatagactatattttgattaatataaaattatttatatatgaaaaaatattttatttaatattttcaactaaaactatttttactaAAGCTACAAACAGtaaaacgatataatatttaataaaaaagtattattgaaaaatattactttatcataaatatgttaaatattttcttcatacaaaaaaatataatataaaataatacaataaagaatataatgaaatttataaaaaaaaattaaaacaatatataaatttaaaaaatttttctttattctgacatttcaatatattttaaaagttgaatTACCTAGTCCGTCTTCAGCGTGCGTGTGGGTGGTTGCTTTTCGTACTTTTATAAGAAAACattattcttaattgaaatttttcatattattacaatttaacaatataatttatttaaaaaagtaacatAGGtcgtgataattattaaacaaataaactgtcaaataaattttaaaaaggtaatattttattgaatctaACCTAATAATACACATGcttcttttgattttgatttgattttcaaaaaaacgtCAACAAACTGTTTTTATCGGtattttgctattttataatcttttcaattgttttcgataattaatgtCTTATTGGTCTCTTATACGTTTCGTTTCAAAACtttgatttttgtttattgtacatttaattttaaggttAAGTTAttagttttcaaatttaatgaataattatttaagaacgttaaaatgttaaataagcatcgtaattaattatataattaaattattttaataattcattcttttgtaaaaaaaataatgtaaattaaatttttttttaaagtcagttataaaaattagttaaaaatcatattttatcatattttaaatgatttttgttgatgagcaattatttaagtaataatatcttatctttaattagcatttaatttctattaatggtagcttgttttaattttaattcattaaaggtaaaatattaaaagtttatagtgaaaataataaataattaaaattaataaaaatagaattttgattctatttcattatattcttgttgatatatgaatttagagaaaaagaagagttatatattttttagttaatgTATAGAtttcattatgtattata
This DNA window, taken from Apis cerana isolate GH-2021 linkage group LG5, AcerK_1.0, whole genome shotgun sequence, encodes the following:
- the LOC108001305 gene encoding V-type proton ATPase subunit E produces the protein MALSDADVQKQINHMMAFIEQEANEKAEEIDAKAEEEFNIEKGRLVQQQRLKIMEYYEKKEKQVELQKKIQSSNMLNQARLKVLKVREDHVRNVLDEARKRLGEVTRDISRYREILKLLIVQGLCQLTENHVTIRVRQVDFPLVESLLDSVQSAYKQITKKDVTIKVDQDNFLPSDSCGGVDLFAAKGRIKVSNTLETRLELIAQQLIPDIRSALFGCNSNRKFID
- the LOC108001309 gene encoding peroxisomal membrane protein PEX13 produces the protein MAPERMNDNNGNQLKNVPNIITSLPNALSQFPVSNIQSGNPPPVPPRQPVQNYYGFSDHRLFGSNYYNGYGLSYNNQYRGFNGSSYNPIYSNYNNYGIFGGHSSDAENRFFHYVEETTRPTFYLIETILHTFSSMTMLLESTYFALTNSFRAILNVAENIGKLRSTLNQLFNTFALIKFLKWLYKKIIYTIGSKNQDLINEELWNKSLTKIKGENVHNSSFWSGFIIFSIFFVVPYIIHKISYNIKNMQMKGKDLIEWHQIEEPAYIATVLYDFIAANNDELNVKTGQKVYLAPRNLQPKNLPGWCKVSDSVNIGLIPYNYIKVIGQLKKVKKNNEVIHLNEEKSLINENYNNSDSKTIKNNKNIENEA